The Streptomyces sp. DG1A-41 genomic sequence CGAAGCGCAGGACCGGGACGTAGATGCGCTGGAGGCGGCTCTTGGCCTCCTTCTCCTCGGCCAGCCGGCGTGCCTTGTCCGGGTCCTCGGGGGTGCCCTTCGGGGCGCGCAGGAACCAGTACGACAGGACCGGCACGACCGTCAGGGAGACGAGCAGGGACGCCAGCAGTGCGGCCGTCACCGTCAGGCTGAACGAGCCGAACAGCTCGCCCACCATGCCGCCGACCAGGCCGATCGGCAGGAACACCGCGACCGTGGTGAGCGTCGAGGAGGTCACCGCGCCCGCGACCTCGCGGACGGCGTCGAGGATGGCCGACCGGCGCTCCTCGCCGTAGCCGAGGTGCCGCTTGATGTTCTCCAGGACCACGATCGAGTCGTCGACGACCCGGCCGATGGCGATCGTCAGCGCGCCCAGCGTCAGGACGTTCAGCGACAGGTCGCGGGTCCACAGCACGATCAGGGCGAGGACCACGGACAGCGGGATGGACACCGCCGTCACGAGGGTGGAGCGGATCGAGGCCAGGAAGACCAGGATCACCAGAACCGCGAAGAGCAGACCGAGCGCGCCTTCGGTGGTGAGGCCCTTGATGGACTTGGACACGGCCGGGCCCTGGTCGCTGACGACCGTGAGGGTCGCCCCGGAGCCGAGGTCCTTGCGGAGGTCCGGGAGCTTGTCCTGGACGGCGTCGGAGATCTCGACCGCGCTGCCGTCGCGGTCCATGGTGACGGCGACGGCGAGGCTGGGCCTGCCGTCCGTGCGGGTGATGGAGTCGGCCGGGGCCTCCTGCTGCTTCACCGTGGCGACGTCGGCGAGGCGCACCGGCTCGCCCTTGCCGGGCTCGCCCGTGACCATCAGGTCCTGGATCTGCTTCAGCGACGTGAAGCCGCCGCCGACCTGGACCGTGCGGTTGGCGCCGCCCTCGTCGAAGGCGCCGGCCGGGACGGTCGCGCCGCCCGCCTGGAGTGCCTGGGCGAGGGACTGCGAGGTCAGCCCCGCCTTGGCCAGCTTGGCGTCGTCGGGCGTGACGGCGACCTGGAGCTCCCGCACACCGTCGACGGTGACCTGGCCGACGCCGTCGATGCTCTTCAGGTCCGGTACGACGGTCCTGTCGAGCTGATCGGCCAGGGCCTGCTGGTCCCGGTCGGAGGTGACGGCGAGGACGACGGTCGGGATGTCGTCCGTGGAACCGGCGACGACCTGCGGGTCCACGTCGTCCGGGAGCTGGACGCGGGCCCGGTTGACGGCCTGCTGGACGTCGGCGGCGAGCTGTTCGGTGCCGTTGCCGTAGTCGAAGGACGCCATGATCACGGCGTTGCCCTCGGTGGCGGTGGAGGTCACGCCGCTGATGCCGTCGACGGCTTCGAGGCTGTCCTCGATGGGCTCGACGACCTGCTTCTCGACCACGTCCGGGGACGCGCCCTGGTACGGCGCCAGCACGGACACCATGGGCAGTTCGATGGTGGGCAACAGCTGCTGCTTGAGCTGGGGTATCGCGATCGCCCCGAAGACGAGCGCGATGATAGACATCAGCCCTGTCAGGGCCCGTTGCGCGAGGCTGAATCTCGACAGCCAGGACATGGGTCAGGGTCTCTCTTCTGTTTAACGGCAGAAGCGGAAGCGGGCGCGCAGATGAGCGCCCGCCCTTACACCCTGAGCCATCGGCGAGACCTGATCCGTAGGTCCCAAGTCCCGTTCCTTATACGGCGCATACTCCGGCCGCAGTACGCCCGGGTCGAGCTCACTCCACCCTTGGACGGACCAGGCCGGACTCGTACGCGACGACCACGAGCTGGGCCCGGTCCCGGGCGCCCAGCTTGGCCATGGCCCGGTTGACGTGCGTCTTCACCGTCAGCGGGCTGACCTCCAGCCGCTCGGCGATCTCGTCGTTGGAGAGTCCGCCCGCGACGTGCACGAGCACCTCGCGCTCCCGCCCGGTGAGCGAGTCGAGCCGCTCGGCGCGGGCCGGGTCGCGGTCGCCCGCGTCGGGGTCCTCCTGGGCGAGGAAACGGGCGATCAGGCCCGTGGTGGCCGCCGGGGACAGCAGGGCCTGACCGCCGGCCGCGGTACGGATGGCGGTCAGCAGTTCCTCGGGCTCGGAGCCCTTGCCGAGGAAGCCGGAGGCGCCGGCGCGCAGCGACTGCACGACGTAGTCGTCGACCTCGAACGTCGTCAGGATGACCACGCGGACATCGGCGAGGTCGGGGTCGGCGCTGATCAAGCGGGTCGCCGCGAGACCGTCGGTGCCGGGCATCCGGATGTCCATGAGGACGACGTCGGCGCGCTGCTCCTTCGTCAGCCGCACCGCCTCCGCGCCGTCGGAGGCCTCCCCCACCACCTCCATGTCGGGCTCGGAGTCGACGAGCACACGAAAGGCGCTGCGGAGCAGCGCCTGGTCGTCGGCGAGCAGGACACGGATCGTCATGCGGGGTCCTCCCCAGGGTTGCGGTTCTTGACCGGCAGGATCGCATGCACGCGGAAACCACCGCCGTAGCGGGGACCGGTGGTGAGGGTGCCGCGCAGGGCCGTGACGCGTTCCCGCATGCCGAGCAGCCCGTGCCCGCCGCCGCTGCCCGGGGCCTCGTTCTCGCCGCTGCCGTCGTCCAGGACGGTGATCTCGATGTTCGGTCCGACCCGTACGACGCTGACCTCGGCCCTGGCCTGCGGCCCGGCGTGCTTCTGCACGTTCGTGAGGGCCTCCTGGATGATCCGGTAGGCGGCCAGGTCGACGGCTGCGGGGAGGGTGGTGCCCTGGTCGGCGCGGGCAACCTCGACACGCAGGCCGGCGTTGCGGAAGGTGCCGGTGAGCTCGTCCAGGCGGTCCAGGCCGGGGGCTGGTTCGGTGGGAGCCTCCGGGTCACCGGACTGTCTGAGCAGCCCGACGGTGGCCCGGAGTTCGTTCAGGGCGGAGCGGCTGGCCTCCCGGACGTGGGCGAGGGCCTCCTTGGCCTGGTCGGGGCGCTTGTCCATGACGTGCGCGGCGACGCCGGCCTGGACGTTGACCAGGGCGATGTGGTGGGCCACGACGTCGTGCAGGTCGCGGGCGATCCGCAGGCGCTCCTCGGCGACCCGGCGGCGGGCCTCCTCCTCGCGGGTGCGTTCGGCGCGTTCGGCGCGTTCCCGGATGGCCTGGACGAAGGCGCGGCGGCTGCGGACCGCGTCACCGGCGGTGGCTCCGATGCCGGTCCAGGCGAAGATCGCGAGGTTCTCCTGGGCGTACCAGGGCAGGGGCCCCGCGGACATGGCTGCGCCGGTCAGGACGGACATGGTGAGCAGGCCGACGCGCCAGGTGGTGGGGCGGTCGGTGGTGGAGGCGACGGTGTACAGGGCGATGACCGCGGACATGGCGACGGGGGCGCGGGGGTCGCCGGTGACGGATTCGATGACGGCGACCGTGCCGGTGAGGCAGAGGACCGTGATGGGGGCGCGGCGGCGGAAGACCAGTGCGGCGGCGCCGAGGGCCATGAGGACGATGCTGAGGAGGTCGGGAGTGCGCAGGGCCCAGCTGACGCTGTCGCGGTGGCGGGGCTCGACGAACGACCCGGCGACCATGCAGACCAGGACGCCTGCGGCCAGGACCGCGTCCATGGCCAGGGGGTGTGCCTTGGCCTGGCATTTGGCCCGTTGGAGGGTGCTCACGGGGGTTTACGGTAGCCGGGCGGGGTGCGCGGGGACATGGGGGTCGGGTGTCGGGAAAGAGGTGCCCGGCGGCAAGGCTGAGGCACGGCGACTGCGCAACCCGGCGGTGCGGGGTGCCGCCTCTTCGGGACGGGCACCCAGCGGCACGAGTGCCCGCGGCTCAGTCAGCCCGGAATCAAGCCGTCGTCGCTCAGCAGCTCCCTGACCTCTTCCAGGGTCGCGTCCGGGGACGGGAGGATCAGCTCGGACGGCTCCAGGGAGTCGTCCGGCAGGGGTTCGCCCAGGTCTCGGACCCTGGTCAGCAGGGCCTGGAGGGTGCGGCGGAAGCCCAGGCCGTCGCCGTTCTCCATCTCGGCCAGGAGTTCGTCGTCGAGCTTGTTCAGTTCGGCGAGGTGGCTGTCGGCCAGCCTCACCTGGCCCTCCCCCATGATCCGTACGATCATGTCGCCCTCCTAGGCGTGGGCCCCTACTGCTTGTCGAAGCGCGGGGTGTCCTGCGGCTGCTGCTGGCTCGTGCCACCTTCGAGGGCCTGCTGATCACCGCTCGAGCCGCCGGCCAGCTCGGCCTTCATCCGCTGAAGTTCCAGCTCTACATCCGTACCACCGGACAGCCGGTCCAGCTCGGCCTGGAGGTCGTCCTTGTGCATGCCGGAGGGGTCCTCCAGGGCACCGGAGGCGAGCAGCTCGTCGATGGCGCCGGCGCGGGCCTGGAGCTGGGCCGTCTTGTCCTCGGCCCGCTGGATCGCCAGGCCGACGTCGCCCATCTCCTCGGAGATGCCGGAGAAGGCTTCGCCGATGCGGGTCTGTGCCTGGGCCGCCGTGTACGTCGCCTTGATCGTCTCCTTCTTCGTACGGAAGGCGTCGACCTTGGCCTGGAGCCGCTGGGCCGCGAGGGTGAGCTTCTCCTCCTCGCCCTGGAGCGTCGCGTGCTGGGTCTCCAGGTCGGTCACCTGCTGCTGGAGGGCGGCCCGGCGGGACAGCGCTTCACGGGCCAGGTCCTCACGGCCCAGCGCGAGCGCCTTGCGGCCCTGGTCCTCCAGCTTGGTGGACTGGGACTGCAACTGGTTCAGCTGGAGTTCCAGGCGCTTGCGCGAGGTCGCCACGTCGGCGACGCCACGGCGGACCTTCTGGAGCAGCTCCAGCTGCTTCTGGTACGAGTAATCGAGGGTCTCGCGCGGGTCCTCGGCCCGGTCAAGGGCCTTGTTCGCCTTCGCGCGGAAGATCATCCCCATACGCTTCATGACACCGCTCATGGGCTTCGCGCGCCCCCTTCTGACCGACTCCGGCTCCAGCTCCTGCGACAGAACCCACAGTACGGGCCCTGCATCCATTACCGCACTGTTCGGGGACGGATGCGCTCATCCCCAAGGACGACTGAGCACGCTCCCGCTCCGGCGTAGGGAGTAGGTGGTCCCCGGGGTTACCGGGGATACCCCGGGTTACCGGAGCCGTACATCCCGGGAACGACCGGGTGCGCACACAACGTCCCCTCTGTCCCCTTACAGACGACTGGTGTTGCCGGATCGTTCCCCGCGGGACTGGGGTCCATGCCCGGGAAGCCCTTACCCTTGGGTTTTGTGTTCCGTAGCCGTTCGAAGGATGAGAAGGCCCAGGCAGCCGACAAGGCGCCGGTGAACTTCTCCAAGCAGCCCCGCGACCCGCAGGCCCCGAAGGGCAGGCCCACGCCCAAGCGCAGTGAGGCCCAGTCCCAGCGCCGCAGCGTCGCCAACACGTCGATGACGCGGAAGGAGGCCGCCAAGCGGCAGCGCGAGGAGCGCCGTGCCGCGCTGGAGCGGCAGCGCCAGGCACTGGCGAGCGGTGACGAGCGGTACCTGCCCGCGCGTGACAAGGGACCGGTCCGCCGGTTCGCGCGCGACTTCGTCGACTCGCGGTTCAACATCGCGGAGTTCTTCCTGCCGATGGCCGTCGTCATCCTCGTGCTGAGCATGGTGCGGGTGGCGGCGCTCCAGAACATCGCGCTGCTGCTGTGGCTCGTGGTGATCGTGCTGATCGTGCTCGACTCGTTCCTCACGGCGTTCCGTCTGAAGAAGCAACTGAACGAGCGCTTCGCGGGCGAGAACAAGCGTGGCGCGGTCGCCTACGCCCTGATGCGCTCTCTCCAGATGCGCCGGCTCCGTCTGCCGAAGCCGCAGGTCAAGCGCGGAGAGCGGCCCTGACCGCGACGTCGTTCTCCGGGGGCGCGGCGGATGCCTGGCTGGACAAGCTGGGCGGACTGCGCGATGTCGTCCGGCAGGAGCTGGTGGCCCGGCAGCTGGACGAGCAGATGGTCGGGCGGTTCCCGGTCGGGCAGCGGCTGCGGGTGCTCGACGTCGGGATGGGCCAGGGCACGCAGGCGCTGCGGCTGGCCCGGGCCGGGCACCAGGTGACCGGTCTGGAGCAGGACTCGAAGATGATCGCCGTGGCCCGGGAGTCCCTCGCCGGCGAACCGGAGGGTATCCGGGAGCGGATGCGGATCATCGAGGGCGACGGCCGGGACACCGGTGTGCACTTCCTGCCGGGCAGCTTCGACGTGGTGCTGTGCCACGGCGTCCTCATGTACGTGGAGGAGCCCGACCCGCTGCTGGCGGGCCTGGCCCGGATGCTCGCGCCGGGCGGGCTGCTGTCCCTGCTCGTGCGCAACGGGGACGCGCTCGCGATACGGCCGGGGCTGTCCGGCGACTGGGCCGGCGCGCTGGCCGCCTTCGACACGACCGCTTATCGCAACCGCCTGGGGCTGGACGTACGGGCGGACCGGCTGAAGGACCTGACGGCGACGCTCGCCGGGATCGGGGCGCCGCTGCACGCCTGGTACGGGGTGCGCGTGTTCACGGACACGGCGGCGGACGGCGCCGGGGTCCCGACCGAGGTGGAGACGCTGCTCGCGGTGGAGGAGAAGGCCGGGCGGACGGATCCGTACCGCGGGGTGGCGGCGCTGCTGCACCTGTGCGGCGTACGGGGCTGAATCACCCCGAAGAGCCGGGAAGAGGGGGTGGGCGAGGGCCGTGGGCCCCCGCCCCCGGGCTCACGCCTCGGCCGCGTGCAGGCTCATCGGCCCGTAGATCTCCGTGGCGTCCTCGAACAGCCGCACCTGGTCGGCACCGCCTTCCAGCAGTGCCTTCCAGTGCTCCCCGATCCAGGACTCGGCGTCCCCCTGGGTGGGGAACTCCTCCGGCGGCACCGCGGGCTGGACCTCCGTCCCGTCGGTCTTCTCGAACCGCCACGTCCATGCCGCCATGTACGCCTCCCATGTGTGTGAGCACACTGCACAGCGAAAGCCGGATCTTGGTCCGGCTCCTGACCAGAGCCTATGCGCTCCGCTGGGTGAGGCGGGATATGTGGTCGGGAGTGATGGTCAGTGGGCGCGTGCGGGTCGTGGTGGGCTGGGCGCGCTCGCGCGGCGGAGCCGCGTGTCGATACGGCCCGCGCCCCTGGGGGGCGTCTCCATCACGCATGTTCCATGCTCACGGGTGAGAATCGGGGCGTGGAACTTACTCTGCTCGGTACCGGGGCCTCCTCGGGACTCCCCCGCCCCGACTGTCCCTGCGCGGCATGTGCCGCTGCTCTCGGCCCTGACGCGCGGGCGGCCACCGCGCTGCTCCTGGACGGGGCGCTGCTGCTCGACCTGACGCCCGGGGCCGCGTTCGCGGCGGCGCGGGCGGGCCGTTCCCTGACCGGCGTGCGGCAGGTGCTGCTGTCGCATCCGCACGACGGGCCCGCGGTCGAGGTGCCGGCCGGGCTGCCGCAACCCGGACGGGTGCCGGACGGGCGGGAGTTGACGCTGCTGACGGGGCACCGGGTGAGGGCGGTGGCGATGGACGCGCCGGGCACGGGCTACGCGGTGTCCGGGCCGGAGGGGCAGCGGTTGCTGTACCTGCCGCCGGGCGGAGCCCCTGCGGGTCTCGAGGAGGCGGCCGAGTCGTACGACATGGTGCTCGCGGACGTCGTGGGGCGGCCGGACGCGCTGGCGAAGCTGCGGGCGGTCGGGGCGGTGGGGCCGACGACCGATGTGGTCGCCGTCCATCTGGATCACGACGTGCCGCCCGGGCCCGAGCTCCGGCGGCGGCTCGCGGCGGCCGGGGCGCGGGCCGTGGCGGACGGGACGACGCTGGCGGTGGGGGTGTACGAGGACGTGCCGGACGTGCCGCGGCGGACGCTGGTGCTGGGCGGGGCGCGGTCGGGCAAGTCGGTGGAGGCCGAGCGGAGGCTGGAGGCCTTTCCGGACGTGCTGTACGTGGCGACGGGCGGGTCGCGGAACGGGGACACCGAGTGGTCGGCGCGGGTGGCCGCGCATCGGGAGCGGCGGCCGGGGTCGTGGCAGACAGTCGAGACGTGCGATCTGGTGCCGTTGCTCAAGGCGGAGGGGCCGCCGTTGCTCATCGACTGTCTGTCGTTGTGGCTGACGGATGCGATGGATTCCGCGGGGGCGTGGGATGACGCGGTGTGGGCGGAGCGGGGGGAGAAGGCTCTGCGGGAGCGGGTGCGGGAACTGTCCGAGGCCGTGCGTGCGACTCGGCGGACCGTTGTCGCCGTGTCGAATGAGGTGGGGTCGGGGATTGTGCCGTCGACTGCGTCGGGGCGGCGGTACCGGGATGAGCTCGGGCGGTTGAACGCGGGTTTCGCGGACGAGTGTGAGCATGTGCTGTTGGTGGTGGCGGGGCAGGCTGTGGTGCTGCGGGGGTGACATGTGCGGCGGGTTTGGGCTGGGGCGGGGTGGGTCCGCGGCCCGGCGTAGCGGGGTGCCGCCTCTTTGGGACGGGTGCCGCCCCAGCGGCACGACTGCCCGCAGCTAAGCCGGTTTGCGGGCGATCAGGCGGTATGTGTTTGCGAAGCGGGTGCGGCGGACCACGGGGGCCAGGAGGTGGTCCGCCGCTGCCGCCAGGGCCACCAGAGGGATGCCCGCTCGGAGCAGGGCCTCGCGGAGGTGCTGGTGAGCCTGGGGCGGGGGGATCGCTCGCCAGGGGGTGTCGGGGGCGGGGAGGGCGTGGGAGAGGGTCAGGGCCGTGGCGCCGGCGAGGTCGTGGGGGATGTGGACGGGGCGGTGGTCGAGGAGGGCGATCGTGCAGCCGGCCGCCTCCAGTTCGGCGCGGATGTTGTGCGGGGGGAGCAGGTGCAGATGGCGGGGCTGGTCGTAGGCGAGCCACCAGCGGCCCAGGAGGGCGGCGTACAGGCTGCGGGGGTTCGGGGTCTCGATGAGCAGGTGGCCGCCGGGGCGCAGGACTTCGAGGGCTGCGTGGAGTTCCGCCCGGGGG encodes the following:
- a CDS encoding efflux RND transporter permease subunit, which translates into the protein MSWLSRFSLAQRALTGLMSIIALVFGAIAIPQLKQQLLPTIELPMVSVLAPYQGASPDVVEKQVVEPIEDSLEAVDGISGVTSTATEGNAVIMASFDYGNGTEQLAADVQQAVNRARVQLPDDVDPQVVAGSTDDIPTVVLAVTSDRDQQALADQLDRTVVPDLKSIDGVGQVTVDGVRELQVAVTPDDAKLAKAGLTSQSLAQALQAGGATVPAGAFDEGGANRTVQVGGGFTSLKQIQDLMVTGEPGKGEPVRLADVATVKQQEAPADSITRTDGRPSLAVAVTMDRDGSAVEISDAVQDKLPDLRKDLGSGATLTVVSDQGPAVSKSIKGLTTEGALGLLFAVLVILVFLASIRSTLVTAVSIPLSVVLALIVLWTRDLSLNVLTLGALTIAIGRVVDDSIVVLENIKRHLGYGEERRSAILDAVREVAGAVTSSTLTTVAVFLPIGLVGGMVGELFGSFSLTVTAALLASLLVSLTVVPVLSYWFLRAPKGTPEDPDKARRLAEEKEAKSRLQRIYVPVLRFATRRRLTSVAIAIVVLVGTFGMAPLLKTNFFDQGEVEVLTVKQELKPGTSLAATDAQAKKVERLLADTKGVKDYQVTVGSSGFMAAFGGGTDTNQASYQVMLDDSASYADVQDRIEKGLAGLKGIGTTTISAGDGFGAQDLSVVVKAADADVLRTAAEEVRKTVASLDDVTDVTSDLATSVPRISVKANDKAAAAGFDDQTLGAVVAQAVRGTTAAKAVLDDTERDVVIRSAKPAQTLKQLRDLRLGAVKLGDIATVKLVDGPVSMTRIDGQRAATITAKPTGDNTGAVSTKLQSEINALKLPDGATASIGGVSEDQEEAFANLGLAMLAAIAIVFMLLVGTFRSLVQPLILLVSIPFAATGAIGLLVATGTPMGVPAMIGMLMLIGIVVTNAIVLIDLINQYRKQGYGVVEAVVEGGRHRLRPILMTALATIFALLPMALGITGEGGFIAQPLAVVVIGGLVTSTLLTLLLVPTLYAMFELRKERRARKRAAKKGLPAQRKAAAEEPDPAQV
- a CDS encoding response regulator transcription factor, which translates into the protein MTIRVLLADDQALLRSAFRVLVDSEPDMEVVGEASDGAEAVRLTKEQRADVVLMDIRMPGTDGLAATRLISADPDLADVRVVILTTFEVDDYVVQSLRAGASGFLGKGSEPEELLTAIRTAAGGQALLSPAATTGLIARFLAQEDPDAGDRDPARAERLDSLTGREREVLVHVAGGLSNDEIAERLEVSPLTVKTHVNRAMAKLGARDRAQLVVVAYESGLVRPRVE
- a CDS encoding histidine kinase, which encodes MSTLQRAKCQAKAHPLAMDAVLAAGVLVCMVAGSFVEPRHRDSVSWALRTPDLLSIVLMALGAAALVFRRRAPITVLCLTGTVAVIESVTGDPRAPVAMSAVIALYTVASTTDRPTTWRVGLLTMSVLTGAAMSAGPLPWYAQENLAIFAWTGIGATAGDAVRSRRAFVQAIRERAERAERTREEEARRRVAEERLRIARDLHDVVAHHIALVNVQAGVAAHVMDKRPDQAKEALAHVREASRSALNELRATVGLLRQSGDPEAPTEPAPGLDRLDELTGTFRNAGLRVEVARADQGTTLPAAVDLAAYRIIQEALTNVQKHAGPQARAEVSVVRVGPNIEITVLDDGSGENEAPGSGGGHGLLGMRERVTALRGTLTTGPRYGGGFRVHAILPVKNRNPGEDPA
- a CDS encoding PspA/IM30 family protein → MKRMGMIFRAKANKALDRAEDPRETLDYSYQKQLELLQKVRRGVADVATSRKRLELQLNQLQSQSTKLEDQGRKALALGREDLAREALSRRAALQQQVTDLETQHATLQGEEEKLTLAAQRLQAKVDAFRTKKETIKATYTAAQAQTRIGEAFSGISEEMGDVGLAIQRAEDKTAQLQARAGAIDELLASGALEDPSGMHKDDLQAELDRLSGGTDVELELQRMKAELAGGSSGDQQALEGGTSQQQPQDTPRFDKQ
- a CDS encoding DUF3043 domain-containing protein — protein: MFRSRSKDEKAQAADKAPVNFSKQPRDPQAPKGRPTPKRSEAQSQRRSVANTSMTRKEAAKRQREERRAALERQRQALASGDERYLPARDKGPVRRFARDFVDSRFNIAEFFLPMAVVILVLSMVRVAALQNIALLLWLVVIVLIVLDSFLTAFRLKKQLNERFAGENKRGAVAYALMRSLQMRRLRLPKPQVKRGERP
- a CDS encoding methyltransferase domain-containing protein, which gives rise to MARQLDEQMVGRFPVGQRLRVLDVGMGQGTQALRLARAGHQVTGLEQDSKMIAVARESLAGEPEGIRERMRIIEGDGRDTGVHFLPGSFDVVLCHGVLMYVEEPDPLLAGLARMLAPGGLLSLLVRNGDALAIRPGLSGDWAGALAAFDTTAYRNRLGLDVRADRLKDLTATLAGIGAPLHAWYGVRVFTDTAADGAGVPTEVETLLAVEEKAGRTDPYRGVAALLHLCGVRG
- a CDS encoding bifunctional adenosylcobinamide kinase/adenosylcobinamide-phosphate guanylyltransferase translates to MELTLLGTGASSGLPRPDCPCAACAAALGPDARAATALLLDGALLLDLTPGAAFAAARAGRSLTGVRQVLLSHPHDGPAVEVPAGLPQPGRVPDGRELTLLTGHRVRAVAMDAPGTGYAVSGPEGQRLLYLPPGGAPAGLEEAAESYDMVLADVVGRPDALAKLRAVGAVGPTTDVVAVHLDHDVPPGPELRRRLAAAGARAVADGTTLAVGVYEDVPDVPRRTLVLGGARSGKSVEAERRLEAFPDVLYVATGGSRNGDTEWSARVAAHRERRPGSWQTVETCDLVPLLKAEGPPLLIDCLSLWLTDAMDSAGAWDDAVWAERGEKALRERVRELSEAVRATRRTVVAVSNEVGSGIVPSTASGRRYRDELGRLNAGFADECEHVLLVVAGQAVVLRG